A window of Deltaproteobacteria bacterium genomic DNA:
GGGTGTTGCTGGCGCTGCTTGGGCGACCGTGGCGGGGGCTTGTCTCGAGGCGAGCGTGATGTTGGTAGCGATGCGGGGTTTATTACCTCAGCTTCGTACAATGAGGCGGCATCACCTTAAGGCGATTTGGGATATAGGGTTGCCAAGCGGCCTGCAGTTCACCTTGGAAATGGGCTCTTTTACGCTTTTGGCCGTGATGATTTCTCGGCTTGATGAGGTGGAGATGGCTTCACACCAAGTTGCGTTACAGGTTATTCATTTCGCTTTTTTACCGGCGGTCGCATTTGGTGAAGCAGCATCTGTCATGGTGGGTGAAGCAGTGGGTGCCTCACGCGATAAGCTCGTGACACCGATTTCGTGGCTTACCGCAAAGCTGGTAACCGCCTACATGGTTTTATGCGGCGTGATATTGGTTCTTTTCGGAAGGGAGATAGCTTCACTCTTTGTCTCCGAGGCAGTCTTCGTCGAACGAACCATGGCCTTATTTTACGTGGCGTGCGTCTTTTTGTTTTTCGACGGGACCAATATCGTCTCGCGGTGTGTACTCCGCGGAATAGGGGACGTTCGCTTCCCTGCAGTGGTCGGTATCATTTCTGCGTGGCTTTTTACGCCACCCTTGATGTGGCTATTGGGTTACAAGATGGGTTTAGGTGCTTTGGGAGGCTGGATAGGCCTCTGCCTAGAAGTGGTGCTTGGAACCGTCATTCTCGCCCATCGGCTCTACCGAGGCGGCTGGGTAGACGCGGCCCGTGAATCGCGTGAGCGGGTCGGTAAAGTCATGTCCTCTGTTATACCTGTCAAAATCTCTTAGGATTCCAGCTCAGTCCGCACATCGCCGCGCTTTAGAAGTTGCTTAAGTTCGGAGCGTGCTCAGAGAGTGGGGCTCTTGCTTGCACCTCTTACCTCCCTAACGATATGTGAAAACAAACACATTGTTTGTGGGGGTTATGAGATGAGCGAAACCGCAGTTGTTCGAAGCTTTATTGGTGGAGAGTATGTCTCCAATCAAAGTGGTGAAACATTTGAAACTCGAAACCCTGCCACGGGTGAAGTGCTCGCGAAGGTGGAAGTTGCGGGGCCTGCCGAAATAGAGCTGGCGGTAGCTAAGGCCACAGAAGCTTTCAAGACCTGGAAGAAGATGACCGGCGTTGAGCGTGGGCGAATTCTGATTGAAGCAGCTCGCCGGTTACGTGAGGCCAACGATTCTTTGGCAAAACTCGAAGTTGAAGATTCCGGTAAACCGATTGCGGAGGCAGAAGCGGTCGATGTGGCGTCTGCAGCCGATTGCCTCGAATACTTTGGCGGAATTGCAGCCTCATTGCACGGTCAGCATTTCGATTTAGGCGGCTCTGCATTTGCGTATACTCGCCGAGAACCGCTCGGTGTGTGCCTGGGCATTGGTGCTTGGAACTATCCTATTCAAATCGCTGCATGGAAGGCTGCACCGGCTTTGGCAGCGGGCAATACGATGATTTTTAAACCTTCGGAAATGACGCCTCTCACCGCCCCGAAGCTTGCTGAAATTTTTAAAGAGAGCGGCATGCCGGACGGAGTTTATAACTGCGTGCAGGGCGCGCGAGAGACGGGTGCCGCTTTGGTCGAACACCCGGGGATAGAGAAGGTCTCGCTTACCGGTGAAGTGGGAACAGGGCGTAAAGTCATGGCCAGTGCGGCCGCCCGCCTGAAACATGTCACGATGGAGCTTGGAGGCAAGTCGCCTTTGGTTATTTTCGATGATGCGCATCTTGAGAATGCTATTTCAGCGGCTATGCTTGGAAACTTTTATACTCAAGGTGAAATCTGTTCCAACGCTACTCGGGTGTTTGTTCAGAGGGGTCTTTACGATTCGTTCTTGGAACGGTTG
This region includes:
- a CDS encoding MATE family efflux transporter yields the protein MDPEEKNNQSFEWENGPLRHLILLAWPIAVSMVSYSVMSLVDTAFVSRLGTSAIAGVGLAITLSFALLCFTFGLLRAIKVLVSQSRGAGLENESVAYLGAGCVVALVLGVVLMALSPLVDSVLPYLSASESASDAASSYFTVRMMGVVPLLIFVAFREYGYGCGNSQLPMVASVAGNLLNIGLDYLFIFELEMGVAGAAWATVAGACLEASVMLVAMRGLLPQLRTMRRHHLKAIWDIGLPSGLQFTLEMGSFTLLAVMISRLDEVEMASHQVALQVIHFAFLPAVAFGEAASVMVGEAVGASRDKLVTPISWLTAKLVTAYMVLCGVILVLFGREIASLFVSEAVFVERTMALFYVACVFLFFDGTNIVSRCVLRGIGDVRFPAVVGIISAWLFTPPLMWLLGYKMGLGALGGWIGLCLEVVLGTVILAHRLYRGGWVDAARESRERVGKVMSSVIPVKIS
- the betB gene encoding betaine-aldehyde dehydrogenase, which translates into the protein MSETAVVRSFIGGEYVSNQSGETFETRNPATGEVLAKVEVAGPAEIELAVAKATEAFKTWKKMTGVERGRILIEAARRLREANDSLAKLEVEDSGKPIAEAEAVDVASAADCLEYFGGIAASLHGQHFDLGGSAFAYTRREPLGVCLGIGAWNYPIQIAAWKAAPALAAGNTMIFKPSEMTPLTAPKLAEIFKESGMPDGVYNCVQGARETGAALVEHPGIEKVSLTGEVGTGRKVMASAAARLKHVTMELGGKSPLVIFDDAHLENAISAAMLGNFYTQGEICSNATRVFVQRGLYDSFLERLKERTAKMKIGNPMAPDTDVGSLISGPHLEKVLGYIAKGNEEGARLVLGGNRVTRDGLDKGFFVEPTIFADCTDKMTIVQEEIFGPVMSVLVFDTEEEAIERANGTEFGLAAGVFTKDIQRAHRVVAELEAGTCWINNYNITPIEMPFGGVKQSGIGRENSLAALEHYTQLKSVYVELGDVDSPY